Genomic window (Arcobacter aquimarinus):
ATTTTTTATTGGTGCTTTAATTTTTGATAAACTATCTAATCTCTTTTCCACTTCATTTGGTAAACTATTTATTTCATTCTCTAAATATTTTTCAATTAAATCTAAAACTTCAACTATTATAATAGAGTCATTTGTATTTCCTAAGTAAATTCCCATTTTAAATTCCTTATTTCAAAGTTTTATAAAGTTCAAGAGCATTTAAAATCTCTTCACTAGTTGGTTTTACTCTTACTGAAATATATCTTAACTCACCATCCGAAGTTTTCGAAGGATAAGCTGTTGCATTTACCCAATAATAATCTCCATTTTTTGTTTTATTTTTTACTATACCTTTCCAAATATTTCCACTCTTTATTGTTTTCCATAAATCACCAAATGCAGCCTTTGGCATATCCTCATGCCTTACTTTATTATGATGTGATCCCATTAACTCTTCTAAACTGTATCCAGCAATTTTACAAAAATCTTCATTTGCAAACTTTATCACTCCATTGGAATCAGTTTCTGTAACTATAATCATATCTTTTTGCATTTCAATCTCATTACTCATTTATTCTCTCCTGATAAATTTTTAAATAGGATAATTTTTATCTCATATAAAAATATTACTTTAATTATTATTAACAACAACTTATAAGTGTTTGTTATGAATAAGTATTTATTACTATAATTCTCAAAAACTTCTAGGTGGTTGATTTGTTTGAAGAAAATCCTGAATATTTTTTAGATAAAGTTGTTGAGAAAGTAAAACAAGAGAGAAATCAAAGAAAGATTAGTCAATTAAAACTTGCAAATATTTTAAATTTTTCTTCTCCAAATTATATAGCAAAAATAGAGACTAGAAAACATGGAGTAAACTACAATTTAGTTCATCTTTGTAAAATTGCTAAAGCTTTCAATATGGAAGTTGTAGATTTTCTACCAAAAAAATGAGTATTTATTTTTTATTTTAAATGCTCATCAATCAAATTTCTAACACAAATATCAATCATTTCATAAACTTTATCAAATCCTTCAAAACCTTCAAAAAAGTATGGGTCAGGAACGCACTTTCCATCAAAACCAAAATCTCCTAATTTTAGTGGATTTTTACAACCTAGATTTTTTAGATTTTGAACATTACTATTATCAAGTCCAACTATTAAATCAAATTTTTTGAAATCCTCTTTTTTTACTTGTCTTGCTTTTTGTCTAGAAATATCAACACCATTTAAAAGGGCTACTTTTATAGAGTTTTCACAAGGTGCTTCACCTACATGCCAACTTCCTGTTCCTGCACTATCTATGTGTAAATCTAATTTTTTCTCTTTTATATAATTTTGCGCAACCCCTTGGGCAATTGGCGACCTACAAATATTTCCTAAACACACAAATAAAATCGATTTTACTTCCATTTTAACTCCATTTTAAAACTCATTTCCTTCTATGCTATTGTATGAATATGTTTTTATTTCACCGTTTTCAACTATATATGAAACTTCTATAGGTCTATAACAAACTTCACAATCTTCAATAACTGTTGTATGTTCAAACACTCCACAATCCAATAAAATAGAGATTGCTTGTAAACAATAAGGACATTGAATATGTATCTCTTGCATCTATTTCCTTTTATTATTTATTTAAATTATAAATATGCTACTATTTCAAAAATTTCAAAGGATATTCCATCGCTACTTGTAAAAACTGTAAAAATGAAATCGAACCTAAAAAAAGACAATGCCCCTACTGTGGTATTTTAAATCCAACTGTTACACTTAAAGATATTTTTATTGGGATGGCAATTGTTTTATTTGTGATGAGCATAGTTACTTATTTTGTAAATAACTAACTATCTTCTTATAATTGCATATAAAAACCCAATACCAAAACCAATAAAGTGAGCATACCAAGCAATTGGAAGTCCTATTAATAGTGGTGCTACCGAGATTAGTAAAACCCAAGTTATTATCCCATTTCTTTGCGTTTTATCAAAATATGCTACATATCCAAGTAAAGCACAAATAGCACCCGAAGCTCCTACTAGATTTACTTGTGGGTCTAAATAAAATATGTATAAAAAAGAGAGTAAAGAAGTAACAATTCCTGTTATAAAATAAAGAGCCACTAACTCTTTTGCACCTCTAAATCTCTCTATTAGATTTCCAAATTGCCATAAAACAAACATGTTCATACCAAGGTGAGCTATTCCTCCATGGGCAAACATCGTACTTAGTGGTTGCCACCAAAAATCATAAACTAAGAAATAGAGATTTAGTCCTAAAAATAGACCACCTTGAGAGATATTTATTTGAATTATATACATTAAAACTGTAATAATTATCAAAATATTTGTAGCTGTAAAATCTTTTTTACTGAATCTTTTTAACATTGTTTTCATATACCTTTATAGTGCAATCTATTTTTGAAGCTATCTCATTTTTATCATATAATCTAAAATCAATATAAAATTTAAATATTTCTTTTTCACCTGCTAAAAAAGAGGTCAAGATAGCTCCTGAACAAAATTTGCAATTACTTAATTTTTTATTTGCATCATTTTTATCATATTCTAAAATCTCATATTTTATGGTTAGATATTTGTTTTTATTCTCTTTAGGAGTTTTTTCAATAGCTTTTATATAATAACCATCTAATTCATCCAAAGTAATAAAATCTTCAATAATAGTATGAGTTTGCTGGGATTTTTTATAACTTCCTTCTAATTTATAAAAACCTCTATATAAAGCCTTCATAGATTCGTTTAGAAGTTCTTGATTATAAACTTTTGAAACAGAAAAAATCTCTTTTTCACAAGAAAGTGGAGTTACAATCTCTTTAGTAGGTTCTTCATAACCATCATTTAAAATATATTTTGAATATAAAACTAAAGTAATAGATATGATTACGATAGAGGCTAAAGTAAAAAAATTATTTACTATTAGACTCTGTCGTCTTGATTTGCTCATTGATTAACTAATGCCTCTTTTAAAACATCTTCTATTGTATCAACTGCTTTTATTTCCATTGAAGCTTTTACCTCTTCTGGAATTTCATCTAAATCTCTATCGAAATTTTTTCTAGGAATTAAAGCTTTTTTCATTTTTGCTTTATATGCTGCAATTAATTTCTCTTTTAATCCACCAATTGGTAAAACTTTTCCAGAAAGAGTAAGTTCTCCAGTCATTGCAACATCTGCTTTGATTGGTTTATTACTTAAAACAGAAGCTATTGTTAGTGCCATAGTTATACCAGCACTTGGTCCATCTTTTGGAGTTGCACCTTCTGGAATATGTAAGTGAATGTCATATCTTTTATAAACTTCACTTGCTTCTATCTTTTGTTTTTCCTCTTCCTCTTTTACAGTTTTTGGAATAATAGCTTCATCAATTTTTAAAGAACCCTCATCAATTAGAACTTTTACAACAGAATAAGAGATTCTTGAAGACTCTTTCATAACTTCACCTAAATTTCCAGTAACTGCTAAAGTTCCTTTTCCTTTTAGTTTAATTGCTTCAATTTTTAAAACATCTCCACCAACTGCTGTCCAAGCTAGTCCATTTGCAATTCCAACAGAATTTTTCTTATCAGCTGGGTCGATTTCAAAAATTGGATTATCTAAATATGTTTTTAAATCTTTTGTAGCAATTGTTACTTTTTCAACTGTTTCATCATTTAAAATCTGTTTTACAACTTTTCTAAATAGTTTAGAGAAAACTCTTCTTAGATTTCTAACTCCAGCTTCTCTTGTATATTTTCCTATTATCATCTCAATTGTTGCTTTATTTAGACTAACTTCTGTTTTTTTAAGTCCATGTTTTTCTAACTCTTGAGGAATTAAATAATCTTTTGCAATATGATATTTCTCATTTGGAGTATAAGAAGAAATTTCAATAAACTCCATTCTATCTCTTAAAGGGGCTGGAATTCTTCTAGCATCATTTGCAGTTGAAACAAAAATTACTTGAGATAAATCAACTGGGAAATTTAGATACAAATCTCTAAATTCATGGTTTTGTTCTGGGTCTAAAATTTCAAGCATTACTGCTGTTGGGTCACCTCTATGGTTTGCTCCTAGTTTATCAATCTCATCTAAAACCATAACAGGATTCATCTTTTTAGCGTCAATTAATCCTTTGATTAATCTTCCTGGCATTGCTCCAACATAAGTTCTTCTATGTCCTCTTAACTCATTAACATCTTCCATTCCACCAAGAGCAACTCTAATAAGTGGTCTTTGTAGTGCTTTTGATATAGAGTTTGCAAGTGAAGTTTTACCAACACCTGGAGGTCCCACAAAACACAAAACAGTACCTTTAGATTTTAAATCTTCAATATTTCTTTGTTCAAGTAGTTGTTTAACCGCAAAATATTCAGAAATTCTCTCTTTTGCTTTTACTAAAGAATAGTGGTCTTTATTTAGCTGTTCTTCTACACTTTTTACAGAGATTTTTTCATTTGCATATTCTCCAAAAGGAATATCTAAAACTTGCTCAACATAAGTTTGTAAAAGTGAAGCATCCGGAGAATCAGGGTTCATTCTACCTAATTTCTCTATCTGTTTTTTTGTCTCTTTATAAGCCTCTTTTGGCATAAACTCTTTTTTAGTTTTTAATCTTTTTTTATAAGATTTTATTTCTTCATCTTTTTGATTATC
Coding sequences:
- a CDS encoding CPXCG motif-containing cysteine-rich protein — protein: MQEIHIQCPYCLQAISILLDCGVFEHTTVIEDCEVCYRPIEVSYIVENGEIKTYSYNSIEGNEF
- the lon gene encoding endopeptidase La — protein: MELENYDEFPQTIPLIIEDDIFLYPFMIAPLFLGNEQNIKAVEYAIEHNKLVVVTVSKHGKEGKREADSFYDVGVVGNIMRKVSLPDGKIKVLFQGLTKGKITNFNPEEPLFSGVDILKSEEGNEQSIKSVIEVLIDNIKKLSRLNSKFPADLVKTIEENDDATRIADLISSVLKVKKDEAYKLFSQTNIEQRLLDIIEVIKKEIESFKIQKEITQKVNSKIEKTHKDYFLKEQIKAIQKELGGDNQKDEEIKSYKKRLKTKKEFMPKEAYKETKKQIEKLGRMNPDSPDASLLQTYVEQVLDIPFGEYANEKISVKSVEEQLNKDHYSLVKAKERISEYFAVKQLLEQRNIEDLKSKGTVLCFVGPPGVGKTSLANSISKALQRPLIRVALGGMEDVNELRGHRRTYVGAMPGRLIKGLIDAKKMNPVMVLDEIDKLGANHRGDPTAVMLEILDPEQNHEFRDLYLNFPVDLSQVIFVSTANDARRIPAPLRDRMEFIEISSYTPNEKYHIAKDYLIPQELEKHGLKKTEVSLNKATIEMIIGKYTREAGVRNLRRVFSKLFRKVVKQILNDETVEKVTIATKDLKTYLDNPIFEIDPADKKNSVGIANGLAWTAVGGDVLKIEAIKLKGKGTLAVTGNLGEVMKESSRISYSVVKVLIDEGSLKIDEAIIPKTVKEEEEKQKIEASEVYKRYDIHLHIPEGATPKDGPSAGITMALTIASVLSNKPIKADVAMTGELTLSGKVLPIGGLKEKLIAAYKAKMKKALIPRKNFDRDLDEIPEEVKASMEIKAVDTIEDVLKEALVNQ
- a CDS encoding rhomboid family intramembrane serine protease, producing the protein MLKRFSKKDFTATNILIIITVLMYIIQINISQGGLFLGLNLYFLVYDFWWQPLSTMFAHGGIAHLGMNMFVLWQFGNLIERFRGAKELVALYFITGIVTSLLSFLYIFYLDPQVNLVGASGAICALLGYVAYFDKTQRNGIITWVLLISVAPLLIGLPIAWYAHFIGFGIGFLYAIIRR
- a CDS encoding low molecular weight protein-tyrosine-phosphatase, which produces MEVKSILFVCLGNICRSPIAQGVAQNYIKEKKLDLHIDSAGTGSWHVGEAPCENSIKVALLNGVDISRQKARQVKKEDFKKFDLIVGLDNSNVQNLKNLGCKNPLKLGDFGFDGKCVPDPYFFEGFEGFDKVYEMIDICVRNLIDEHLK
- a CDS encoding helix-turn-helix domain-containing protein, coding for MFEENPEYFLDKVVEKVKQERNQRKISQLKLANILNFSSPNYIAKIETRKHGVNYNLVHLCKIAKAFNMEVVDFLPKK
- a CDS encoding PAS domain-containing protein, producing the protein MSNEIEMQKDMIIVTETDSNGVIKFANEDFCKIAGYSLEELMGSHHNKVRHEDMPKAAFGDLWKTIKSGNIWKGIVKNKTKNGDYYWVNATAYPSKTSDGELRYISVRVKPTSEEILNALELYKTLK